From the genome of Nicotiana sylvestris chromosome 2, ASM39365v2, whole genome shotgun sequence, one region includes:
- the LOC104230536 gene encoding geraniol 8-hydroxylase-like, which translates to MECVTILLGLLFIWILVYGVMSLERSKNKKRLAPGPFPLPIIGNLHLLGDKPHISLAKLSKIYGPIMNLKLGQVNTVVISSSVLAREVMQKRDLVFANRSVADALRARNHSDSSVVFLPVNTRWRTLCKIMNSNIFSGSKLDANQHLRTKKIQELVDHFHKSAKNGGTVDIGRADYRTSLNLLSNTIFSKDLSDPFFDSAKEFKDLVWGIMVEAGKPNLVDYFPFLVKIDPQGIRRRMTDHFTKVLDLMSGLIDERLKERKLRNHANVDVLDALLNISPEEFDRNHIEHLCLNLFVAGTDTTSNTLEGAVAELLKNPHTLEKAQEELAHVIGRGKLVDETDVAQLPYLRCIVKETLRIHPALPFLIPRKVEEDVELCGYIVPKDSQVLVNVWAIGRDSDLWENPLDFKPERFWESEIDVRGRDFELIPFGAGRRICPGLPLAIRMVPVALGSLLNTFNWKLQGGIAPKDLDMEEKFGITLGKAQPLLATPIPL; encoded by the exons TGGATTTTGGTGTATGGAGTGATGTCACTTGAGAGAAGCAAAAACAAGAAGAGACTTGCACCAGGTCCATTCCCTTTGCCTATTATTGGAAATCTTCACTTGCTTGGTGACAAACCCCACATATCACTTGCTAAACTCTCAAAAATTTATGGTCCAATTATGAATCTCAAATTAGGCCAAGTAAACACAGTGGTTATATCCTCGTCAGTATTGGCCAGAGAAGTCATGCAAAAGCGAGATTTAGTCTTTGCCAATAGGTCTGTCGCAGACGCACTACGTGCCCGAAATCACTCTGATTCCTCTGTTGTTTTTCTACCTGTCAACACTCGCTGGAGAACACTTTGCAAAATTATGAACTCTAACATCTTCTCAG GTAGTAAGCTTGATGCTAATCAGCATCTCAGAACTAAAAAGATCCAGGAGCTAGTTGATCATTTTCACAAGAGTGCCAAAAATGGTGGAACGGTGGATATTGGCAGAGCAGATTATAGAACTTCACTGAATTTGTTGTCAAACACCATTTTCTCTAAAGATTTGAGTGACCCATTTTTTGATTCTGCTAAGGAGTTTAAGGACTTGGTGTGGGGCATTATGGTCGAGGCTGGTAAACCCAATTTGGTGGACTATTTTCCCTTTCTTGTGAAAATTGATCCACAAGGTATAAGGCGGCGCATGACCGATCATTTTACTAAGGTTCTTGACCTTATGAGTGGTTTGATTGATGAGCGGCTAAAGGAAAGGAAACTGAGAAACCATGCAAATGTTGATGTTTTAGATGCCCTTCTCAACATTAGCCCAGAAGAGTTTGACAGGAATCACATCGAGCATTTGTGTCTG AACTTGTTTGTAGCAGGGACCGATACAACATCAAATACGTTGGAGGGGGCAGTGGCGGAACTACTTAAGAATCCACATACTTTGGAGAAAGCCCAAGAAGAACTTGCACATGTGATTGGCAGAGGTAAACTAGTAGATGAAACTGATGTTGCACAGCTACCTTACTTGCGATGCATTGTGAAAGAAACATTACGAATACACCCGGCGCTTCCTTTCTTAATCCCGCGCAAAGTGGAGGAAGATGTTGAGCTTTGTGGCTATATTGTCCCAAAAGACTCGCAAGTTCTAGTGAATGTGTGGGCAATTGGGCGCGACTCTGACCTATGGGAAAATCCGTTGGACTTTAAGCCAGAGAGGTTTTGGGAGTCGGAAATAGATGTTCGAGGCCGGGATTTTGAGCTCATACCATTTGGTGCTGGTCGGAGAATTTGCCCTGGATTGCCTTTGGCTATCAGGATGGTTCCAGTAGCACTAGGTTCATTGCTAAATACGTTTAACTGGAAGCTTCAAGGTGGAATTGCACCTAAAGATTTGGACATGGAGGAAAAATTTGGTATTACCTTGGGAAAAGCCCAACCTCTGCTAGCTACTCCAATCCCACTCTAG